A genomic stretch from Marinimicrobium sp. C6131 includes:
- a CDS encoding RNA polymerase sigma factor: protein MDSNDDILVALIGRCAINDQRALKELFGRLGGYLNAVAYRIVGSEALSQEVLQDAFVQIWQNAARYRPDIARPVTWITSIVRYRALDALRREQKHLNHRSQPERDHDPLESVAAVSDPEQGVQQSEVRRFLAQCFASLNERMQNAIALAYLEGWSREELARHFATNTNTIKSWLHRGAERLRRCLEAQIGQ from the coding sequence ATGGACTCAAACGACGACATTCTGGTGGCGCTGATCGGCCGCTGCGCCATCAATGATCAACGGGCACTGAAAGAGCTGTTCGGACGCCTCGGCGGCTACCTGAACGCCGTCGCCTACCGCATTGTGGGTTCGGAGGCGCTCAGCCAGGAGGTGCTCCAGGACGCCTTTGTGCAGATATGGCAAAACGCTGCCCGCTACCGCCCCGATATCGCCCGTCCGGTCACCTGGATCACCAGTATTGTCCGCTACCGGGCACTCGATGCATTACGTCGGGAACAGAAACACCTGAACCACCGGTCACAACCTGAGCGGGATCACGACCCTCTGGAGTCTGTTGCGGCCGTCAGTGACCCGGAGCAGGGAGTTCAGCAGTCAGAAGTTCGGCGCTTTCTGGCACAGTGCTTCGCCAGCCTCAATGAGCGTATGCAGAATGCCATCGCCCTGGCCTACCTTGAAGGCTGGTCCCGGGAAGAGCTGGCCCGGCACTTTGCCACCAATACCAACACCATCAAGTCCTGGCTACACCGGGGCGCAGAGAGATTACGGCGATGTCTGGAAGCACAGATCGGACAATAA
- a CDS encoding anti-sigma factor domain-containing protein — translation MSGSTDRTIKPDRRAFEYALGTLRGSERRAFERAMAQDPALAREVHDWEEHLMALQDPHAGRPPAPDTWERIEQRLAGSRQRPRRRYFSWSNWGWGGAVAALVLVLALPMVLIWKTGAPLWPTGAPQAPNSDYVAVLADTEGQPRLTALTLQGGETLWLQWDEYPQTEGSLQLWAVSRRDGQARSLAIFDNAERRTLALDQAARRLITDAEYLLLTEEPPGGSPLDEPSDRILARGACVRLSTS, via the coding sequence ATGTCTGGAAGCACAGATCGGACAATAAAGCCTGACCGGCGTGCCTTTGAATACGCACTGGGCACCTTGCGGGGCAGCGAACGTCGTGCCTTTGAACGGGCCATGGCCCAGGACCCGGCGCTCGCCCGTGAGGTTCACGACTGGGAGGAGCATTTGATGGCTCTGCAGGACCCGCATGCGGGTCGTCCCCCGGCGCCCGACACTTGGGAGCGGATTGAGCAGCGCCTGGCCGGTAGCCGCCAGCGGCCGCGCCGCCGGTACTTCTCCTGGTCGAACTGGGGCTGGGGAGGGGCGGTCGCCGCGCTGGTGCTGGTCCTCGCACTCCCCATGGTACTCATATGGAAAACCGGCGCACCGCTGTGGCCAACGGGTGCCCCGCAAGCACCCAACAGCGATTATGTCGCCGTTCTGGCAGACACCGAGGGCCAACCGAGGCTCACCGCTCTGACACTCCAGGGTGGTGAAACCCTCTGGCTGCAATGGGACGAGTATCCGCAGACCGAGGGCAGCCTGCAGCTCTGGGCCGTCTCACGGCGCGATGGCCAGGCCCGCTCCCTGGCGATTTTTGACAATGCCGAGCGGCGCACCCTGGCTCTGGACCAGGCGGCCCGGCGCCTGATCACAGACGCCGAGTACCTGTTGCTGACCGAGGAGCCGCCCGGCGGTTCGCCCCTGGACGAACCCAGCGACCGGATTCTGGCCAGAGGTGCCTGCGTGCGCCTGTCGACGAGCTAG
- a CDS encoding leucine-rich repeat domain-containing protein has product MFARHCAVLLFSLAVGPLLWAEDAPVPDPAFQSCVKTLMAEHGWSTPAEVTAIECHGAGIEQIGDLSAFTALEKLSLYDNHIEQARLSGLTNLKHLNLARNRLKQIAISELPQLEELYLFRNQLGTLTLRNLEALKVLRANSNRMHRFEYEALPALEKIYLFDNEMEHIDIHHLPGMHYMDVRENPMPDPLYEEMDRMTQVTILHDGNADDW; this is encoded by the coding sequence ATGTTTGCACGCCACTGCGCGGTTTTGCTGTTCAGCCTCGCCGTCGGTCCGCTATTGTGGGCCGAAGACGCTCCTGTGCCCGACCCCGCGTTCCAGAGCTGTGTGAAAACGCTGATGGCGGAGCACGGCTGGTCAACGCCCGCCGAAGTCACCGCCATCGAGTGTCACGGCGCGGGTATTGAACAGATTGGCGATCTGTCAGCGTTCACCGCCCTGGAAAAGCTGTCGCTCTATGACAACCACATTGAGCAGGCCCGGCTATCCGGTCTGACCAACCTGAAACACCTCAATCTGGCCCGCAACCGCCTCAAACAGATCGCGATCAGTGAATTGCCCCAACTGGAAGAGCTGTACCTGTTTCGCAATCAGCTCGGAACCCTGACATTGCGAAATCTGGAAGCACTGAAGGTGCTGCGGGCCAACTCCAACCGCATGCACCGGTTCGAGTACGAGGCACTGCCGGCCCTGGAAAAGATCTACCTGTTCGACAACGAGATGGAACACATCGATATCCATCATCTGCCGGGCATGCACTATATGGATGTCCGGGAAAACCCCATGCCGGATCCTCTTTACGAGGAGATGGACCGGATGACCCAGGTCACCATTCTGCATGACGGTAATGCCGATGACTGGTAA